GTAGGTCTAGTCCTGGAAACAGCAGATTCTGATTATGAAATGGGTCTTATTGAGCAGATGAAGACTAAAGAGTCTGATGCTCAAGCAGATAAAGCGGTAGAAAATTCATCTGACGGGGTTACTACCGTAGATGTAACACAGCTGGGTGACGGGGACCCGGATAAGAGTGATACATCTAAAACATGGGAGGAAATTGTTGAAGTCATTCCGGAGGATGAAACTGGGGCCAACGCTGATAAAGCAAACTCAGCTTCATCCGGGGAAGCTTCAGATGCCTCTTCAAACGCTTCATCAGAAGATAAGTCAAATGCTTCCGGAAGTGCTTCATCAGAGGATAGTTCCAATGCTTCAACAAGTGCTTCTTCATTAGAAAGTGCAGATGCAGCATCAAGCGCCTCATCTGACAAGAATGTCAAGGACAAGGTTGATAGCCTTGATGATATACAGAATGTAACTCTCACAGCAAGATATGTTGATGCTGAGGGAAAAGAAATAGCGGAAAAAGAAGTTCTTTTACAAAATACAGAGGATAAGAAATCTCTTGATCTAAACAAGGATTATAAGGTAATTGAGAACTACTATTATTTAGAAGCCGGACTTGACGACAAGAAGATTGTCAGCATAGTAGAAAAGACCGGAATAGCTCAGGTCTCCGACCAGGCAGGAAAAGATAGTTCAGAAGATGCCGGCGCTAAGGAGAGCAGTACAGATGATGCTTCTGCATTCGCTGCAAGCGATGATGCATCTGATGAAGGCACGGAGAAAGCTTATACCTATTATGAAGCTACAACATCTGAAGGTGAAGTAATAGAAATCAAAAAAGATGCGGAAATAACATTTAGTTATGCGGCAGCTAATACCAAGGAGAGCTTTACATACCAAAACGATGAAGTGACTGTTATGGTCAAGCTTTCCAAACCGGGAATTCTTCCGGATGGAGTAGAGCTTTCAGTTAAGACTGTAGATAAGAGCACAAACGGATACAATTACAGTGCTTATATCGATGCTCTTAATGAAAGTGCAGAGGAAATCGCCAAGGCAAATGGTGATGAAGCAAAGACAACATATGATGAGAACAATGTAGTTCTTTTTGATATTGCATTTATGCTTAAAGAAATTGAATATGAGCCTAAAGACGGCACTGTTTCAGTTTCTATAAGCTTTAAGAATAATCAGATTTCTGACGGACTTGGAACAACAGACTCAGAAGACGTTTCACTGGTACACCTTCCTGTTTCAGAAGAAGTAATGAAGGATGTCAATGCTACAAGTGATGCAACAGAGATTTCAGCCAGTGATATTTCTGTAGAAGTTCTTGGAGATAGCAACGTTGAACTTGGTGAGAATAAAGATACTATCTCTTTTGAAGCACAGGCATTCTCAATGTATGGAGCAATTACGCGAAGTACTGACGAGACTTGGGAAGGAAATCAGACTTATACAGCCAAGGAAATTGTAAAGTGGCTTGGAGATTCGACCTACTTTGGCGTTGTTGCTAACCACTACGATGGACAGAATAATCACAGTGAAGCCAATATTGCTGTAGGCAGTATTTCTAACATTCAGAATTACACAGTTGGTATTTCCACTAAGGTTTATCAGAGTCTTGATGAGTTTATTATTTCTGTAGAAAAGAAGGTTGAGGGATCTCCTAAGGTTGGAACATTTAACTTCGCAGCCTTCTCAGATGTTAAGGGTAAAAATAAGATTGCCGGAACAGAGTTTACCATAAAGACTGATGAGACCGGTACGGGTAAATACATTGGTAATTACACTGATCTTTTAAAAGGCGGTCAGTATCCAAGATTATATATCTATGAGCTCGATGAGAAGGGGCAGGCTGTTATGGACGGTGAAATCTGTGGTTCATATACAGTAAGCTATGGCGGTGATTCTATAGAAGCTCCTGCTGATGCCGTTGGATTTTTTGCTGATAACTATGTTGAGAGCGTGGGCCTTAACGGATATAAGGCAGAAGATATTATAGAAAAAGTTGATGGTGCGACGATCTACTATCCTACAGGATGGAATTCATATGTTGGAATTACGTACTATCAGAATCAGGTTTATGGAATGAAGCCTGACGGAAGTTACGGATGGACTAACTACGTCAGAACTGATTACAGTAATAGTTCCATGCCGGTAAGCGTGCAGAATATGCGTCTTGCTGCTTATACTGCTTCACAGAAGCTGGCTTATACAAAATCATCTAATGGAGTACAGGTAGTTAATATAGTTGGTACCAAGTCATATGGTAATTTGATGACAGACCTTAGTACCAAGTACTTCAAGAATGAAAAAGATCCCAGGAACTATGCAGTAAATACAGGCTTTAAGCTTGATGATAATACTCTTCTTGTTATAAATGTAGATCTTACCGGTGCTACAAATTATACACTCGATAAGTTCACATATAACGGACAAGGAGCAGGAGATTGGAGTCAGGCTGCCAACCATGTAATAGTCAATCTTGTGCAAAAGAACTATGCAGGTGATTACGTTCCTTATGAAGGTGACATTACTGCAAACATTATGTCCGGAACGCTTATTGCTCCGCTGACAAATGTCAAGCTTACAGGATCCTATAGCGGAACAGTAATAGCCGATCAGGTAATCAAGACCTGTGAAATTCATAAGATGGATATCAGAACTTATCTTGATGCATCTGCTGCAGTTACTGTAACTAATAAGGGCTGTGAGGAAATAGTTCCTTTTGAGATCAAAGCTAATAAGTATGTCAACGATGTTGAACCTGATGGAAACGAAATATTTGATTTTACGGTCAGGTACTTAAATCCATCCACAAATAAATGGTATGTTCTGGCAAATAATCTTCATAATGATGGCGAAGTAATCAAGTATTCAGTAGCTAATCCGCTTGAAGAACTTGCAATGCACTATGACAATAAAACAGATTATTTCTTCCTTTTGACAGAGAATGATACTAAGGGTAATTACACCAAGGATAAAACAGGTATACTTGCCAAGGTTAAGTATTATCCTAAGAAGGATGTCTGGGGCAATGTAACTCGCGTAATTGATGAGATAAATTATTACAGAGTGCCTGAAGAAGGCGTAGATTCTATGATCAAGTCCGGAACTATTGATGGTACATATAATTCGGATGAATACAGGATCAAACCGGAAAAAGAGAAATCTAAGGGCAAGGAATACGGCAAGGTTGCATTCTTCAATACCAATTCAAAGGCAACAATGCTCAGAATTCACAAGATGGTTGTGAACGTATTTGGTTCTAAGGTTGTGAGAGATGCTACTGATGGAACAGCTCTTTTGGATACTGTAATATTCCGTATCACCAATAATGACACAGGTAATTACATTGTTCTTGATGGATTTATTGGTAATAAAAAGGATCACACGGACACCGCTTATGCTTATGAGTATGACAGCAAGACTCACAAACAAAATGGTAAGAAGTATCTTGTAACATACAACCAGAGTGCCCAGTGGACTATAGAAGGCCTTCCTTCCGGACTATATTCTGTAGAAGAAGTCGCAGATGGTAAGACGTTTACTTATAATCCTGACACTAATACCAGCACCGTACTTGACGGTGAGAAGATGTGCAGAGTCACTAAATATGATGTGACCATTGATGATGAAGAACCTGGTGTATGGCAATATGGATCAGGCGGGGATAATTATAGAAAAGTATTCTCCCGTGACCTTAACGGCAAGAGCGACTTCCCACCTACTAATGTCAAGGTAGGCGGCGCAGTTCAGACAGTTCAGGTATGTAACTACTACAGTAGTCCGATAGGACCAATTCAGGTTACCAAGAACTTTGCAGGAAGTGTCTGGTCAGAAAACATGGCATTTGAATTTACTATTGCTGCGGATCGCAGTGAAAATGTTCATGATTCAGAAGGCCATGAAGTAAAGATTGACAGAGATCACATTCCTATGCCGGAAGAAGGAAATACAATTACAGTTACCGGTAAGGATGCTACTTATGACAGTAAGACAGGCAATTACACTGCTGTGGCTCAGTTTAGTTCAATACCTTATAGATATGAGGGAACCTATTATTATACGATAACTGAGAATAATACTGAAATAGATGGCGTTAAATATGACACAAGAACCTACTATGTCAAAGTGGTAGTATCCAAAAAATACACTACGTTTACCAAGAGGTACAACTGCGATAAGTTAACACATCCTATACCGGAACATAATATAGGTGGAAAGTTCGTAGAAAATGGTCAGACAGTAGTTACAGAGGATTTCTTCTATCTGGGAGCAGATGTTATATATGCTGCAGATGCAGACTTCCAGAATGTAGTTGCAGAGTGCGAGCTGTATCTTCTCAAGGATCCAGACACTGAAAAGCCTGATCAGCTTGAGTTCAAGATTGACTATAGTAAGGGCTCTGGTGCGGATGTTGCCTTTAACAACACTATGGAAGGCAGACTTACAGTTAACAAAGTATGGATTGACAGTGACGGACAGATTAATCAAAGCGGACATTCACCGCTGACTTTGCAGATCTGGCAGAGAACGGTGAAGGCGTCAGGTAAGAAGTCATCCTGGAAGATATACGAAGGCACATCTATTCAGTTGTCCGATGAAAATGGTTGGACACAGACAATAGAAAACCTTCCGCTTATGGATAAGAATGGCGAGACATATGAGTATTGTGTCAAAGAGCCTGATGAGTACCTATTTACTTACGAAGTCTCATATTCATACAGCTCAAGTGATCAGTCTGTGAAGGGAACATACGATGGAAATTCACAGAAGCAAATCAAAGTAAGTAAAACCAAGGTCAAGGATACCGGCTATTCTATGATCACCAATGGCGGAATTGACTATGGATCAGTAACAATTACTAACAAGACAACATATGCTAATGAACTTCCTTCAACAGGAGGAAGTGGAACAATGCCGTTTACGGCAGCAGGATTTGGGCTTATACTATTTGCATTTGTGGGAATGTTATTCCTTGGCAAAAGAAATAGAGCCTGAAACAGTGGTTATAAAATCGTCAAGATTTTAAAACAGGTGCTCATTTGCACCGGATATAACAAAAAAAGAAAAAACGCAAGATTCAAAGGAGAGGAAAAATGAAGGGACTTAAAAAGATTTTGACTGGAATTGTTGCCAGCGCACTTGCCCTTACAATGGCATTTGGTACAGGTGACGTAACAGCTAAGGCAGCAGAGACAACAGGAACTATTACTATCAGCAACACGACAGAAGGCAAAGATTACAGCCTTTATAAGGTTTTTGATGCAACATATGTAGAGGGCTCTGACCCTGTTAAAGTTGCATATAGCTACGATGGATCAAACGAAGCTTTCCTTGCTGCTCTTCAGGGAGCTGGTAGCCCATTTGAGGTAAAAGCATACAATGGTGGTTATAACGTCGTTAGAAAAGCTAACACATTAGATACAGATGTTACAAACTTCATCAAAGAAAATGCTGCTAACTTTGGAGTAGCTGTAGCAAGCAAACCGGGAACAGGTAAAGCACTTACATTTACAGGACTTGGATTTGGTTACTATTACATCACTTCACAGCTTGGATCAGAGGTTACTATTACAAGTGCAGTTCCAAGCCAGACTGTAATTGATAAGAACCAGGAAACAACTATTGATAAGACTGAAAGCGTTGATGGAGGTATTACCTGGAAATATAATGGTAACCCTGCTGTAGAAGATACTCTTCCTACACAGCTTGTTGGCAAGGTAGTTAATTACAAAGTATCCGGTACAGTAACTCAGTACAATAAAGATAAGAAGGTAACATTCCTTCTGTTTACAGATACAATGTCAGAAGGACTTACACCTAATAAGGACGTTGTTGTTAAGGTTAATGGTTCTGAGGTAACTGCTGAAGTTAACTATGATGGACAGGTTACAACAATTAAGCTTCCTACTGTAAATGCAGCAGGTGAATTCCTCTATGAATCAAATGCATCATATGAGATCACATATACTGCAACTATCAATGAAAAAGCACTTGATAATGTTCAGGACAACAAGGTAGTTCTTACTGATAATAATGGCGATACACTTGGTACAGATGAAACAAAGGTTAGAAACTACAGCATTTCACTTAAGAAGACAGATGAAGCCGGAAATTCTCTTGCTGATGCACACTTTAGGCTCTATGCTTCACAGAACGGAAAAGATGAGATTCCTGTAGTACTTGTTTCAGGAACAGGCGATGCTACATCAGAATTAGACAATGTATATCGTGTTCTTACAGCTGAGGAAGTTCAGAATAATGTTCAGGGCGTTGAGATGGTAACAGGTAAGACAGGTGTTATCGTAGTTAAGGGCCTTAAGAACGGTGATTACTATTTCGAAGAGACTGCAGCTCCAGCTGGTTACAACAGACTTACAGATCGTAAGGCAGCTAAGGTTAACAATGCAGATGTACCTGCAGCAGAATTTGTAGTAGTTAACAAGACAGGTTCAATCCTTCCTTCAACAGGTGGAATTGGTACAACAAGCTTCTATATTGTTGGTGGAGTACTCATCGCAGCAGCTTTTGCATATTTCATGCTTCGCAGAAAAGCTCAGGCAGAGTGATTGACCCGTGGATGAAAAGGTTTTGTTTATAAATAATAAGAATTAGAATTTGAATCTTGTTTACTGTGTTTTCCAAAAGGGCTTTATAGCTTCTTTTGGAAAATGCAGGATTGATTTAAAAAGAGCACTAATTGAAATGATCATGTAATCTGTGCTTTTTTTACAGGATTTGCCAAGTTAGTACTGATGGAAGTAGGATGAATAAGAAGTTTAAGAAACAAATACCAAACATAATATTCGGAGTCATATTTTTGGTAGGGCTTGCGATTTTTCTTTATCCGTCAGTGAGTAACTATATTAATTCCAAACACCAGAGCAGAGCCATTACAAATTACCAGACGGCTCTTGAATCAGTATCAGAAGAAGATTATACCAGATTTTGGCAGGAAGCCCGGAAGTATAACGAAGAGCTTGCAAGTAAGCCAATGAAGCTTTCTTTAAATGAAGAGGAGCTTCAGGAATACAACAGGATTCTTGATCCCACAGGGACAGGAGTCATGGGATTTATAGAAATTGAAAATATAGGAGTAAACCTTCCTATATACCACGGAACAGAAGAATCTGTTCTTCAGGTGGGAATAGGACATCTGGAAGGAACGTCCTTCCCTACAGGAACTATAGGCACTCATGCAGTGCTTTCAGGACACAGAGGACTTCCGTCCTCAAAACTTTTTTCTGATCTTGACCAGATGATAGTGGGAGATACATTTCTTTTACACATAATGGATCAGACCTTTGCATATCAGGTGGATCAGATAACAATTGTATTGCCGGAAGAAGTTCAAGGTTTGGCAATAGATAATGACCAAGACTACGTCACGCTCGTGACCTGCACACCTTATGGTGTAAATACTCACAGGCTCCTGGTAAGAGCAAAGCGTGTTGATTATAATGAAGAAACAAAGATTATTGTTCCGGCAGATGCTACAAGATATGGTAATCTGATAGTAGCACCCTTTATAGCAGCTCCGGTACTTGTAATCGCTTTTATAGTTTACTTGGTGATGACATCCAAGTGGTTTAGAAATAGAAAGAAAGCTGACAGTAAGCCGCATAAATGAGGAAGCATTTTATGAATAAAAAATTTGCGTGGCGAAAACTTAATATTTCGGCTCTTTTAGCAATGGTGCTTGTGAT
The sequence above is a segment of the Butyrivibrio proteoclasticus B316 genome. Coding sequences within it:
- a CDS encoding Spy0128 family protein, translated to MRITDENRAQNYIKKHRNKKRWLAFALCLSLFTGTVTLYLLNKPATAMTEDGAQKVGLVLETADSDYEMGLIEQMKTKESDAQADKAVENSSDGVTTVDVTQLGDGDPDKSDTSKTWEEIVEVIPEDETGANADKANSASSGEASDASSNASSEDKSNASGSASSEDSSNASTSASSLESADAASSASSDKNVKDKVDSLDDIQNVTLTARYVDAEGKEIAEKEVLLQNTEDKKSLDLNKDYKVIENYYYLEAGLDDKKIVSIVEKTGIAQVSDQAGKDSSEDAGAKESSTDDASAFAASDDASDEGTEKAYTYYEATTSEGEVIEIKKDAEITFSYAAANTKESFTYQNDEVTVMVKLSKPGILPDGVELSVKTVDKSTNGYNYSAYIDALNESAEEIAKANGDEAKTTYDENNVVLFDIAFMLKEIEYEPKDGTVSVSISFKNNQISDGLGTTDSEDVSLVHLPVSEEVMKDVNATSDATEISASDISVEVLGDSNVELGENKDTISFEAQAFSMYGAITRSTDETWEGNQTYTAKEIVKWLGDSTYFGVVANHYDGQNNHSEANIAVGSISNIQNYTVGISTKVYQSLDEFIISVEKKVEGSPKVGTFNFAAFSDVKGKNKIAGTEFTIKTDETGTGKYIGNYTDLLKGGQYPRLYIYELDEKGQAVMDGEICGSYTVSYGGDSIEAPADAVGFFADNYVESVGLNGYKAEDIIEKVDGATIYYPTGWNSYVGITYYQNQVYGMKPDGSYGWTNYVRTDYSNSSMPVSVQNMRLAAYTASQKLAYTKSSNGVQVVNIVGTKSYGNLMTDLSTKYFKNEKDPRNYAVNTGFKLDDNTLLVINVDLTGATNYTLDKFTYNGQGAGDWSQAANHVIVNLVQKNYAGDYVPYEGDITANIMSGTLIAPLTNVKLTGSYSGTVIADQVIKTCEIHKMDIRTYLDASAAVTVTNKGCEEIVPFEIKANKYVNDVEPDGNEIFDFTVRYLNPSTNKWYVLANNLHNDGEVIKYSVANPLEELAMHYDNKTDYFFLLTENDTKGNYTKDKTGILAKVKYYPKKDVWGNVTRVIDEINYYRVPEEGVDSMIKSGTIDGTYNSDEYRIKPEKEKSKGKEYGKVAFFNTNSKATMLRIHKMVVNVFGSKVVRDATDGTALLDTVIFRITNNDTGNYIVLDGFIGNKKDHTDTAYAYEYDSKTHKQNGKKYLVTYNQSAQWTIEGLPSGLYSVEEVADGKTFTYNPDTNTSTVLDGEKMCRVTKYDVTIDDEEPGVWQYGSGGDNYRKVFSRDLNGKSDFPPTNVKVGGAVQTVQVCNYYSSPIGPIQVTKNFAGSVWSENMAFEFTIAADRSENVHDSEGHEVKIDRDHIPMPEEGNTITVTGKDATYDSKTGNYTAVAQFSSIPYRYEGTYYYTITENNTEIDGVKYDTRTYYVKVVVSKKYTTFTKRYNCDKLTHPIPEHNIGGKFVENGQTVVTEDFFYLGADVIYAADADFQNVVAECELYLLKDPDTEKPDQLEFKIDYSKGSGADVAFNNTMEGRLTVNKVWIDSDGQINQSGHSPLTLQIWQRTVKASGKKSSWKIYEGTSIQLSDENGWTQTIENLPLMDKNGETYEYCVKEPDEYLFTYEVSYSYSSSDQSVKGTYDGNSQKQIKVSKTKVKDTGYSMITNGGIDYGSVTITNKTTYANELPSTGGSGTMPFTAAGFGLILFAFVGMLFLGKRNRA
- a CDS encoding SpaA isopeptide-forming pilin-related protein, with product MKGLKKILTGIVASALALTMAFGTGDVTAKAAETTGTITISNTTEGKDYSLYKVFDATYVEGSDPVKVAYSYDGSNEAFLAALQGAGSPFEVKAYNGGYNVVRKANTLDTDVTNFIKENAANFGVAVASKPGTGKALTFTGLGFGYYYITSQLGSEVTITSAVPSQTVIDKNQETTIDKTESVDGGITWKYNGNPAVEDTLPTQLVGKVVNYKVSGTVTQYNKDKKVTFLLFTDTMSEGLTPNKDVVVKVNGSEVTAEVNYDGQVTTIKLPTVNAAGEFLYESNASYEITYTATINEKALDNVQDNKVVLTDNNGDTLGTDETKVRNYSISLKKTDEAGNSLADAHFRLYASQNGKDEIPVVLVSGTGDATSELDNVYRVLTAEEVQNNVQGVEMVTGKTGVIVVKGLKNGDYYFEETAAPAGYNRLTDRKAAKVNNADVPAAEFVVVNKTGSILPSTGGIGTTSFYIVGGVLIAAAFAYFMLRRKAQAE
- a CDS encoding class C sortase, which gives rise to MNKKFKKQIPNIIFGVIFLVGLAIFLYPSVSNYINSKHQSRAITNYQTALESVSEEDYTRFWQEARKYNEELASKPMKLSLNEEELQEYNRILDPTGTGVMGFIEIENIGVNLPIYHGTEESVLQVGIGHLEGTSFPTGTIGTHAVLSGHRGLPSSKLFSDLDQMIVGDTFLLHIMDQTFAYQVDQITIVLPEEVQGLAIDNDQDYVTLVTCTPYGVNTHRLLVRAKRVDYNEETKIIVPADATRYGNLIVAPFIAAPVLVIAFIVYLVMTSKWFRNRKKADSKPHK